A single region of the Solwaraspora sp. WMMD791 genome encodes:
- a CDS encoding PLP-dependent aminotransferase family protein — MTGTTLDDYTDRYARRVRGMTASEIRALFAVASRPEVVSLAGGAPYVAALPLDAVGEMLGRLASETGTSTLQYGIGQGTLDLRERICEVMSLSGIDVSSGASPEDVVVTVGGQQALDLVARLFLDPGDVVLAEGPTYVGALGVFQAAQAQVEHVPMDADGLIPEALEQAITEVAKSGRRAKFLYTIPTFQNPAGVTLTEERRERVLDICERAGLLVIEDDPYGQLSFDGEAPAPLRARRRHGVFYLSTFSKTFAPGLRVGWILAPHAVREKLVIASEAQILCPSAYAQAAVATYLATMPWREQLKTYREVYRERRDALLDALADLMPAGTTWTRPSGGLFVWASLPEGLDAKAMVPRAIAARVAYVPGTGFYADGSGAGNMRLNFSFPPPERIREGVRRLAGVMEREAAMREVFGPVTGAGTRRRRPGADTPGPDLA, encoded by the coding sequence ATGACCGGCACGACGCTCGACGACTACACCGACCGCTATGCCCGCCGGGTCCGCGGCATGACCGCATCCGAGATCCGGGCACTGTTCGCCGTCGCCAGTCGGCCCGAAGTGGTCTCGCTCGCCGGTGGGGCACCGTACGTCGCGGCGCTGCCGCTCGACGCCGTCGGCGAGATGCTCGGCCGGCTGGCGTCGGAGACCGGCACCTCCACCCTGCAGTACGGCATCGGTCAGGGCACCCTCGACCTACGGGAACGCATCTGCGAGGTGATGTCGCTGTCCGGCATCGACGTCTCCTCCGGCGCCTCCCCGGAGGACGTCGTGGTGACCGTCGGCGGCCAGCAGGCCCTCGACCTGGTCGCCCGACTCTTCCTGGACCCGGGCGACGTGGTGCTCGCCGAGGGGCCCACCTACGTCGGTGCCCTCGGCGTCTTCCAGGCGGCCCAGGCCCAGGTGGAGCACGTGCCGATGGACGCCGACGGGCTGATCCCCGAGGCCCTGGAGCAGGCGATCACCGAGGTCGCGAAGTCGGGGCGGCGGGCGAAGTTCCTGTACACGATCCCCACGTTCCAGAACCCTGCCGGGGTGACCCTCACCGAGGAGCGCCGGGAGCGGGTGCTGGACATCTGTGAGCGGGCCGGCCTGCTGGTGATCGAGGACGACCCGTACGGCCAGCTCAGTTTCGACGGCGAGGCGCCCGCGCCGCTGCGGGCCCGCCGCCGGCACGGCGTGTTCTACCTGAGTACCTTCTCCAAGACCTTCGCGCCGGGCCTGCGGGTCGGCTGGATCCTGGCGCCACACGCGGTACGCGAGAAGCTGGTCATCGCCAGCGAGGCACAGATCCTCTGCCCGAGCGCGTACGCGCAGGCCGCCGTCGCCACCTACCTGGCGACCATGCCGTGGCGGGAGCAGCTCAAGACCTATCGCGAGGTGTACCGGGAACGGCGGGACGCGCTGCTCGACGCCCTCGCCGATCTGATGCCCGCCGGCACCACCTGGACCCGGCCCAGTGGCGGCCTGTTTGTCTGGGCGTCGCTGCCGGAAGGTCTCGACGCCAAGGCCATGGTGCCCCGGGCGATCGCCGCGCGGGTCGCCTACGTGCCCGGGACAGGTTTCTACGCCGACGGCTCGGGGGCCGGCAACATGCGGCTGAACTTCTCCTTCCCGCCGCCGGAGCGGATCCGGGAAGGGGTCCGTCGACTCGCGGGTGTCATGGAACGGGAGGCCGCGATGCGGGAGGTGTTCGGCCCGGTCACCGGTGCCGGCACCCGGCGGCGACGCCCCGGCGCGGACACCCCCGGGCCCGACTTGGCATGA
- a CDS encoding D-alanine--D-alanine ligase translates to MSPQSEPTTAARDLRVLVLAGGLSYERDVSLKSGRRVLDALRSAGVEAELRDADITLLPALRADPPDAVVIALHGATGEDGSLRGVLDLCGVPYVGCDARAARLAWDKPSAKAVLQEAGIPTPDWVALPHDRFSELGAVAVLDRIVERLGLPLMVKPAQGGSGLGAAVVREAAELSAAMVGCFAYDSTALVERYVTGMDVAVSVVDRGDGPESLPAVEIVPRNGVYDYAARYTAGLTTWHAPARLDDEVADRVAATAVAAHRALGLRDVSRVDLIVDPQGQPHVLEVNVSPGMTETSLLPLAVEAAGLDLGRLLATLVDRAAARP, encoded by the coding sequence ATGAGCCCACAGTCCGAGCCCACCACCGCCGCCCGTGACCTGCGGGTACTGGTTCTCGCCGGCGGCCTGTCCTACGAGCGGGACGTCTCCCTGAAGTCCGGCCGCCGGGTGCTTGACGCGCTGCGCTCCGCCGGCGTGGAGGCCGAGCTGCGCGACGCCGACATCACCCTGCTGCCGGCGTTGCGCGCCGACCCGCCGGACGCCGTCGTGATCGCGTTGCACGGTGCCACCGGGGAGGACGGTTCACTGCGCGGAGTGCTCGACCTGTGCGGCGTACCGTATGTCGGCTGTGACGCCCGGGCGGCCCGGCTGGCCTGGGACAAGCCGTCGGCGAAGGCGGTGCTGCAGGAAGCGGGCATCCCTACGCCGGACTGGGTGGCATTGCCGCACGACAGGTTCTCCGAGTTGGGCGCGGTGGCCGTACTGGACCGGATCGTGGAGCGCCTCGGCCTGCCGCTGATGGTCAAGCCGGCGCAGGGCGGCTCCGGGCTGGGGGCCGCCGTCGTGCGCGAGGCCGCCGAACTGTCCGCCGCGATGGTCGGTTGTTTCGCGTACGACTCGACGGCCCTGGTCGAGCGGTACGTGACCGGCATGGACGTCGCGGTGTCGGTGGTCGACCGGGGCGACGGGCCGGAGAGTCTGCCGGCGGTCGAGATCGTGCCCCGCAACGGCGTCTACGACTACGCGGCCCGGTACACCGCCGGCCTGACCACCTGGCACGCCCCGGCCCGGCTCGACGACGAGGTGGCCGATCGGGTGGCGGCCACCGCCGTCGCCGCGCACCGCGCGCTCGGCCTGCGGGACGTCTCCCGGGTCGACCTGATCGTGGACCCGCAGGGTCAGCCGCACGTGCTGGAGGTCAACGTCTCCCCCGGGATGACCGAGACCTCGTTGCTGCCGCTCGCGGTAGAGGCCGCCGGGCTGGATCTCGGCCGGCTACTTGCCACCCTGGTCGACCGGGCCGCTGCCCGTCCGTGA